In the genome of Entelurus aequoreus isolate RoL-2023_Sb linkage group LG08, RoL_Eaeq_v1.1, whole genome shotgun sequence, one region contains:
- the LOC133655014 gene encoding uncharacterized protein LOC133655014: protein MYSYAFASTCIKHAESYTSSYHLGAPCRVPFHLIKFIMNRDIAVVPSGWYDDRMVFWPSYKNTDRIERAALNEEQHEPNWPRFDVSVVRTCDNYKDALKIMQQYGKGCNTSDLQSEAENEELPEKRNRKPVHRLGDSDDSEEDRGNSDLTSLGLASQLHRQTPPSRRVPARVMSTCQLDSSTGDNFLAPHHGEGRIHMPSPAPALNMQRVTQVGTAVPPRLPPPPSPAALNMWQTEEPGSSLAYRPTWRGGRMADNISCSVPEVIHILSLLETIKHNQDQLIAKVL, encoded by the exons atgtattcgTATGCCTTCGCCAGcacatgcattaaacatgcagagagttacacaag ttcttaccaccttggggcaccatgcag ggtgccttttcatctgattaaattcataatgaacagggacattgcggttgtcccaagtggatggtatgatgataggatggttttctggcccagctataaaaacaccgacagaattgaaagggccgctttaaatgaggagcagcatgagccaaactggccaagatttgacgtttctgttgtccgaacttgtg acaactacaaagacgcattaaaaataatgcaacaatatggaaagggctgcaacacctcagacctgcaatctgaggcagagaacgaggagctgccagaaaaaaggaacaggaagccagt ccatcgtctcggggactcagatgatagcgaagaagaccggggaaatagtgacctcacatctctggggttggcaagccaattgcacaggcaga ctccaccgtctcgccgagtgccagcaagagtcatgagtacttgtcaactcgactcctcaactggagataactttctag cacctcaccatggggaaggacgcattcatatgccttcaccagcacctgcattaaacatgcagagagttacacaag taggaacggcagtccctcctcgactccctccacccccctcaccagcagccctcaacatgtggcagacagaggagcctggatccagcctggcctacaggccaacatggcgagggggaagaatggccgacaacatttcctgctctg tgcctgaggtaatccacatccttagcctgctggaaactattaaacacaaccaagaccagctgattgcgaag gtgctgtga